A segment of the Deltaproteobacteria bacterium genome:
TCCGCTCGACGATCTCCAACTGGTCCGGATCCGGGATGGTCACCTTCTCCCGGATGTGGGCGACAACCTCATCCGAAAGGATAATGACGGGAATCCGGAACCGTTCGGCCAGGTTGAAGGCCCGGATCGTATGGTCGAACATTTCCTGGGATGTGGAAGGGCAGAGGGTGATGAGGGAATAGTCCCCATTGGAGCCGTAGCGCGCCTGGTAGAGATCCCCCTGGGCCGTCGAGGTGGACTGGCCCGAAGCGGGTCCCCCCCGCTGTACGTTGACGATGACACACGGGGATTCAACACTGGCGGCCAGGCCGACTCCCTCCTGCATGAGGCAGAAGCCGGGCCCGCTCGTGGCGGTCATCGCCTTAGCCCCGCCCCAGGAGGCCCCGACAACGGCGACAATGGCCGCGATTTCATCCTCCGCCTGCAGGCAAAAGCCATCGACCAGCGGCAGCCGCCGAGCCATCCCTTCCAGGATCTCGCTGGCCGGCGTGATTGGGTAGCCGGCGAAAAAGCGGCAGCCCGCCAGGATGGCCGCCTCCACGCAGGCCTCGTTTCCTTGCATCACCTTGATGCGTCCTTTTTTCATGGCTTCCTTT
Coding sequences within it:
- a CDS encoding 2-oxoacid:acceptor oxidoreductase subunit alpha, which translates into the protein MKKGRIKVMQGNEACVEAAILAGCRFFAGYPITPASEILEGMARRLPLVDGFCLQAEDEIAAIVAVVGASWGGAKAMTATSGPGFCLMQEGVGLAASVESPCVIVNVQRGGPASGQSTSTAQGDLYQARYGSNGDYSLITLCPSTSQEMFDHTIRAFNLAERFRIPVIILSDEVVAHIREKVTIPDPDQLEIVERKKPTVPMEEFIPFQAGEDDVPPMPAFNTGYKIPVISQAKSLSGNRGNAKEAEVFIHRITRKVDAHIAEFADVRTYGDEKAETAFVSFGSVCRSARSAVDMAREKGLALRSVEVKTIWPFPDDLLRSKLTGAKRMVVAEMNLGMLVNEVRRVIRRPDIPIELFSKIGGIYPQPQEFLRFLEEKR